One segment of Candidatus Eisenbacteria bacterium DNA contains the following:
- a CDS encoding sigma 54-interacting transcriptional regulator, with translation MNDSRPPLHGLDESVALRSIVEGTATHTGDRFFQTLVESLARVLGTHGAWVTEYLPDVRRLRALAFWLGGEWIQDFEHAIDGTPCEDVVSGRRLVHIPDNVLALYPNDEPGFAAGAVSYLGVPLLDVDGSVLGHLAVLDRRPMPAEPRAEALIRIFASRATTELQRLRAEAEVREREEKLAGLVDSAMDAIVELDDALRVTRMNPAAAKLFGPSASGIDFRTFLSTESGARLATLAAGLGARAEDERSLWIPGTLAARQAGGGEFPAEATLARFDVHRRVFYTLILRNVNERLEAERRIRSLTVETEYLREELAALGGFESIIGGSVALRGVLQAVKQVAATDATVLVLGETGTGKELVARAIHAASGRRARPLVRVNCAAIPAALVESEFFGHERGAFTGATQRREGRFALAHGGTILLDEVAELPADLQAKLLRVLQEGEFEPVGSSQTRKVDVRVIAATNRDLAREVSQGRFRQDLYYRLNVVPIEVPPLRERGDDVVILASAFADRVGKRMARAVEPPSGDDVARLRAYSWPGNVRELQNVIERAVITSPDGRLDLSRFLQPGANQAPPIAADHPLRAIRTVRELEEIERSSILAALEATGGRVAGTDGAAERLGTKPSTLRSRMKALGIDRRGR, from the coding sequence ATGAACGACAGCCGCCCGCCGCTGCACGGCCTCGACGAGAGCGTCGCGCTGCGCTCGATCGTCGAGGGTACCGCCACCCATACGGGCGATCGCTTCTTCCAGACGCTGGTCGAGAGCCTGGCGCGCGTCCTCGGGACGCACGGCGCATGGGTCACCGAGTACCTGCCGGACGTACGCCGCCTGCGGGCGCTCGCGTTCTGGCTGGGCGGAGAGTGGATCCAGGACTTCGAGCACGCGATCGACGGAACGCCGTGCGAGGACGTCGTCAGCGGGCGCCGCCTCGTGCACATCCCCGACAACGTGCTCGCGCTCTACCCGAACGACGAGCCCGGATTCGCGGCGGGAGCCGTGAGCTACCTCGGCGTCCCGCTGCTCGACGTCGACGGGAGCGTGCTCGGCCATCTCGCCGTGCTCGACCGCCGTCCGATGCCCGCGGAGCCGCGGGCCGAAGCCTTGATCCGGATCTTCGCGTCGCGGGCGACCACCGAGCTGCAGCGGCTGCGCGCCGAGGCCGAGGTACGCGAGCGCGAGGAGAAGCTCGCGGGTCTCGTCGACAGCGCGATGGACGCGATCGTCGAGCTGGACGACGCCCTTCGCGTGACGCGCATGAACCCCGCCGCCGCGAAGCTCTTCGGTCCGTCGGCGTCCGGCATCGATTTCCGGACCTTCCTCTCCACGGAGAGCGGCGCACGACTCGCGACGCTGGCCGCCGGGCTCGGCGCGCGTGCCGAGGACGAGCGATCGCTGTGGATTCCGGGCACGCTCGCGGCGCGCCAGGCGGGAGGCGGCGAGTTCCCCGCCGAGGCGACGCTCGCGCGCTTCGACGTCCATCGGCGCGTCTTCTACACGCTCATCCTGCGCAACGTGAACGAGCGCCTCGAGGCCGAGCGCCGCATCCGTTCGCTCACCGTCGAGACGGAATACCTGCGCGAGGAGCTCGCGGCCCTCGGCGGATTCGAGAGCATCATCGGCGGCAGCGTGGCGCTGCGCGGCGTGCTCCAGGCGGTGAAGCAGGTGGCTGCGACCGACGCGACCGTGCTCGTCCTGGGCGAGACGGGGACGGGCAAGGAGCTCGTCGCGCGCGCCATCCACGCCGCGAGCGGACGGCGCGCGCGGCCGCTCGTGAGGGTGAACTGCGCGGCCATACCGGCGGCCCTCGTCGAGAGCGAGTTCTTCGGCCACGAGCGCGGCGCCTTCACCGGCGCTACGCAGCGGCGCGAGGGACGCTTCGCGCTCGCGCACGGGGGAACGATCCTCCTCGACGAGGTGGCGGAGCTGCCGGCCGACCTGCAGGCGAAGCTGCTGCGCGTGTTGCAAGAAGGGGAGTTCGAGCCCGTCGGCAGCTCGCAGACGCGAAAGGTGGACGTGCGCGTGATCGCGGCGACCAACCGCGACCTCGCCCGCGAGGTGAGCCAGGGCCGCTTCCGCCAGGACCTCTACTATCGCTTGAACGTCGTGCCGATCGAAGTGCCGCCCCTGCGCGAGCGGGGCGACGACGTCGTCATCCTGGCGTCGGCGTTCGCCGACCGGGTCGGCAAACGGATGGCGCGCGCGGTCGAGCCGCCCTCGGGCGACGACGTCGCGCGCCTGCGAGCGTACTCCTGGCCCGGAAACGTCCGCGAGCTGCAGAACGTGATCGAGCGCGCCGTCATCACGTCGCCCGACGGCCGGCTCGATCTGTCGCGGTTCCTCCAGCCGGGCGCGAACCAGGCGCCTCCGATCGCGGCCGATCACCCGCTGCGCGCGATCCGGACCGTGCGCGAGCTGGAAGAGATCGAACGCTCGAGCATCCTGGCAGCGTTGGAAGCGACCGGTGGGCGGGTCGCGGGCACGGACGGCGCGGCGGAGCGCCTCGGCACGAAGCCGTCGACGCTGCGGTCGCGCATGAAGGCGCTCGGGATCGACCGCCGGGGCCGGTAG